ttcaatttttttgttaagcTACTTTGTCTTTTGAAGTGTTTATCTTAAATCATTAACAACACAAGAGAGTTTGATTTTATAGTGAAAAGAGTTGAAGAAACCAAAACGTCTATTCTAAAACGTGATTATCTTTAGAAGCTGGTCAAAAGGCACATTATTAAGTGGAAATactattgttttaaattttatacaaaaaccATAGACCGGTAAGCCTATTATATAGCAGCCAAATACTTGTGACCAATCAAGGTAGTATATATTGGTCAACTTGTGAGCACACTAGacattgttatttattttgttactttTAGTGACAAAATCTTAATAGCTGGAagattctaaattttaaaaacagatgaagtataataaacaaaaaaaaacagatgaagtattatataacaaaaaaaaatttcaaaaatataaaactgaaaatacaaacacaacaaaaatagatattcttttttgtcaaccaacaaaaatagatattaatttcTAAGTtcttaaaaacatgaaaaatgatattttatttcttacaaAATCGCATAAATTATAATCAATACTTAAATGATCATATCAATTGTAAAAAATTTTTACTCTTGTGTAATTGCTGCTAATCATATATTAATCTAATTGTTAATGTAAAAGCCATGGTTAGGGGATTATCTGATTATCCTAATGAACAACACGAGAAGACAGAGAGTCATCACATCACATGGATGGTTGTGGATAAAACAATAACACCACCATCCTCTCAATCTTCATCCTCGCTGTTTGCTATCAAAGAATCGTTTTGTTCAGTTCAATGGAAGCTAGAAGGCTCGCGATCCTCTGTTCCCATCTCAACCCATCTTCTCCGTACCCGACACGTGGCTCCATTCTCGGGGCTTCCGATTGTACCTCAGGTTCATCAGAAGACGAGAAGGTTGAAtcatccaatctccaaaacgaCTGCGTTTTCTGCAAGATTGTCCGTGGCGAGTCTCCATGTATAAAGGTCTAAACTTTATCTTCCTGTTTCTTAAAACATAACAGAACATTAACTAactaatctcttttttttttgaagcagTTGTACGAGGATGACATGTGCTTGTGCATTTTGGATACGAGCCCACTTATTCATGGGTAATTAAAATctcatcccttatatattaaaagagaagcattgtaataaatgcattcacattaTAATAGACATGTGGCAgcttcacaatgatttgataataaatatactaacgcgttcacactataatcataaatgtgttcacactacgtattttgtgatttttttaatataaaactcacatacatagttccaataaaactctagatttttcggttcgaataaaaatagataacgaatcaaaagctaaactatatatatattatttttattgtttacagataaaattgagtaaaatattcataaattttgattcgatttgttatccgttttgatttgaaccaaaaaatcttgatatttgaaactctacgaaacaaatcaaatactaaaatacaatatccaaaaaagaaacaaatcactaataccaatatttttaggaacatatatataatttgatatgttatatgcatatatatatacatatatgaaaagaattatatatatatatgttatatatattatactttatatcagttttacaatataaatttattatattaggtactagaattaaaaggttatataatgttttatttttgtaataaaatgttattattaaattattttaaaaattttattttatttacaatcaaatcgaatattctttaaaattctaaaacatttcggatatccgagtcaccgaatatctaggtggctaaaaATCGAATCGACAAAAATGCTTCCAAATATCCAGATACTTGATATGTGTCCACCCCTATTTACgaatgtaattttattttcttttgatgaaaaaatgacCAACGTCaaggtcttttttattttaaataaattttaattttatctttcatgtattattctaaacaaaaatatcatttaatattaattaacaatatctttatatattttccaactatttttatatactttttacataaatatacatGTACACCTTGAAGTGAGCAtcttataactaagtattcaTCAGAGctgaagtatctaatttttttgaaagttgaaatattttttcttaatgtttctttcactattgaccaaattgtagttaaatgatttgtcttaataattttcttttctttttcttaaactattatctgtttaaaaactataatatgaaactattggttcgacatgagGACTatctaaacttcataatataaaaataaacatataatattaattttatgtttttatccgaaaaaacctaaaaatcaaatgttttaaccgaataaactaaaatgaatattaatttaaaataatagttatattttagaagattaaaaacaaaaaaacgtaaaacctaactaatatccagattaaacagatttattgccttttttattaaaaataacgaaactaataatcacatcccgcgcaaggcgcggattatTACCTAGTTCTCTCTTAATGTGCTGTCATTCTATGTAGTAAGAGTGTAAGACCAGTGTtcaaaaaatcggtctaggcggtctataaataaaataattccgTATAAAGCATTTAGTTACCGGCTAgcaattttttgaatatttattaagacTATGCTTGAACCCTTTAATACTTAGTGCGGTTTGGTTTTTGAATCTTTGGTTAGTGGATTGGATTGTGAACATGTATTGCCCTTGTTGTTTGTTCTTGAATTCTAAAAGCTAACAACTTTTTAAACTGGGCATTCTCAGGCACTCTCTTATCATTCCAAAGTTACATTATCCAACCTTAGAGCAAACTCCTCCCTCAGTAAGTTCCTCTTCCTACCTTGAGCGGTTTGCTAGCTTCATTTGTTTATCCTACTGTGTGAaagttttttaattgtattgagAAGTATGTATATGCACATAAGATTTTGATTAATAGGTCTCCTCCAAGGAGCATGCAGGTAGTTGCTGCCATGTGTTCCAAAGTGCCTCTCATCAGTAATGCCATTGTTAAAGCTACAGATAGTGGTATGTTTCTGTATATTCTAAAAAAACATCAGCATTACTGCTGGTAGATTCATCACTGAACCAAGATTTCTAATTCTCATCAGATTCCTTTAACTTGCTGGTTAACAACGGAGCAGCAGCTGGGCAAGTGATATTTCACGTAAGCACATACCGACTTTTTTTATGCTTCTCTTCATCCCCCTAAGGAGAGAGAGTTTCTTTTAAcagttctttttctttatgcATTTTCTCAGACGCACATTCACATAATCCCACGTAAGAAACGTGACTGTTTATGGGCTTCTGAGGTACAAAACATTACTTTTTGAAAGGTTTATGAATGTTACTATATGATTTGGCGGATTGTTTTAATATGACAGAGCTTGAGGAGACAGACATTGAAACTGGACAAGGAAGCAACTCAACTGGCGTTCCGTGTTCGAGAACAGTTGTGTAGAGTTCCTGAAGTACAGTTGGTTCAGCCCTCATCATAAGTCCCTTTTCAAGAGACCCATTGTTTGTAAACACTGTGCTAATCCAGGACTATATTCTGTATAGTTCATATTCAGAGTTAGATGTATTGGGCTTAAATGTTTAAAGCCCATCTAAACATAAGAGAAGAACCATCCAAAAGTAACCTCTGACACtatcttatttacaaaaaaaaagtaggaAACTTCCTGCACTAACAAAAGCACATGATTTTTAATCATCATGGGATGTGGTATCACTTGATGTtcaaggaaaaaataaaaaggatgtGGTGGTTTCAGGAGAGGAGGGAGACAAGGGAAACAAACTCATGAGTGACCCTGCCCTTTGACCTAGTGTTGATAACGAAATGCTCAGGGTATTTCCTCAGCAGCATCAGCAGTCCGTACCATGCTTTACCCTTTGCTTCCGGAACTGCCCAGTTCTCAGGTGTTAGGTATCTCCTCACACGACTGTGATGCCATATGTTCCCGTAATTCTCCAGTATCTGTCACAGATATAGGACACAGTTATGATGCCTCATCACCACAACGGGAGATTCTAAATATAAAGCAGCATTCTAGCAAAACGTAGGAACAGAGTATATGTTTGCCAAGTTTACTAAAATGTATAGAAACATTCGTCCGAACATAAAAATCCAAAAGAAAAGATGGTATTGAACTAACCACGGAATGAAGCTTCTCCATAGCCATATACTCCCCTGGACCACACGAGTCAGAAAGCACATTGGCAACAGATGACACAACATCTTTTTCCTCAAGCTGCAAAACTTGCTGATCATCAGCTTCCCTATCCGCCCTTGTTCTTCCCTCTCCCTTCCTCTCTGCACACATTAATTGGATACAGTCccccaaataaataaaaaatgatcttAACGCAGATCGGAATCAATGGCCCCACTACTAATCCAAATATAAAGAGAAAAGCAACAAATTAAGTAAAATCCAAACGCCTAGAACTATATATCATGGTTCAAAGTAAGTTTGTATCAAAAGATGAAACTTTTCTTAGAGTAAGCGATGTAACCCAACAATAAACCAAAACAAGAACCACACACACCCATACTCAAACAACAATCTATTCAAAATAAGCAATGTTGGGTTCAAATGATCCACACCaaggttctaaaaatcggcctAGCCGCCTATGAGACTTAAACAAAACGACTTTTCTAGAACAATTGTTCTAGGCGTTCAAAAAATCTCCACTCCGCCTAATCAATAATCCCATATAGAACGTCTAAAGCTTAGCAGTTTTTTGAACATTGATCCACACTAACAACCAACTCAATGACTCCAAAACTCTCTCAAGTATAGAACTACATAGCAATGCTCAAAACCTATCAATCATTACAAGCAAAGAGAACAAGCTAAAGATTAGTTATACCAACAGAAGCAGGTGCAGACCCTCCATACCCCTCTCTCCTTGAGTTCTTCCCACTCCTCCTCacatcatcctcatcatcatcatcatcatcatcaaagaaGTCTCTCCCCCTCCCACCTCTCTTTCCTGAACCAGAACCAGGATACTGATTATAAGGCCCAACAGGCCCAGAAACAACATGCCTACTAGGCCCACCAAGGATACTCCTCACAGGAAGCAGAAAGTAAAACTCCTTATCTCCGATCTGAAGCAAGTCCTGCGAGTCAAGCTTCACGGCAGGGTTCCCGGGGAGGTGGAGGACGCCTTCGACGAGACACCCGTTCTTCCCCAGCACCTCGAGCGCGAACCTGCGGCGCGTGAAGTCGTAGAAGATCCGCGCGTGGTTTCGGGAGATGTTCATCCCGCCGCCGAGGGAGGAGAGGTCGACGTCGACGGTGGATTTCTTGGAGTTGCGGCCGAGGACGATTGAGTACGTCTGCATGTAGTACTCGAAGTCTTCGCCCTGGAGCTTCGCGAATCCCACCTCCACGTTGCTGCTCTCGATGGATGTCGCCATGAGGAGGAAGTTTCGTTTTCGAATTGGGTTTGAAATTGAATTGAATTTGATCGTGGTTTTGGGAGAGGGAGGAGATGTGTGTGTTTGGGTGAGAGGATTAGCTTATCCGAGGTTGGGATAGTAAGGAGCGGGTTTGATTTTCCCAATCCGGTTCGGTTCGCGGATCAATGTTGCGAGATAGGCGGATTTTAGGATAaccaaaaattgatttattagtGGCAATTTCAGTTGACATAAAACAAGTCAATATTAAGAATCTACCACTTTCTCTCTAAAATGGTAGAAGACTGGTATTTCTATACTACTCCTATCCTATGTATAAGCCATATTTCTAGTAAAATACCAACATGCAAATCTTTAttgatatgatttttaaagtgGTAGccacatgtttatttttaaatctgcGACTACGTAGAATTTAAACCACGCGATTGTGGTTGGCATTTGCGCTtttgaaaaataacaaaattatacaCTCTATTAGTAATGTTATTCTTAGCTGTTAACTAatattgtaatatgtttatattatacaattaatAGAGTTACTGATCTACTGAAACAAATGGTAAACGCATCAGTTATAGCTTTGGGCTACAAAAAAAGTATTACATATTGATCTTGTAGCTATACTAgctaaaatcattatatatgaTGGAAAAGTAATGGTGGACAAGAGTAAGAGTAGGTAGTAAACTATATTATCGGATAATTCAAATATTAGAGGTTACCATCGGTAAAGAAGATGTCACATTTCTTAGCTGttaattaaataacatatatcagTGTCAGTGTTTAACTAATAGTGTATACTAGTGATCAGTCCCGTACTACGTACGGGTAAAGATTTTCATATCAAAATTAGaatctattaaaattattttttggtgtATATTGTGCCTTATGAAACTTGAATACTTATACTTAGTTAGATcgatatattttaagataatgTAGAATTCTAGATCCAGTGAGGTAACTGGTGAGATCCTTCACACAATTTATGTCCTGATATACTGCTATTGTAATTCTAGATTCAgagaattttgtttttaagagAATCTACAAATCTGATAACAAAATATGTACGTAACGATTAAAAAAGTTAACAAATAAAATCACCACATTTTCTATAAAACTATATGCACAAAAAAGGATTACCAACCTCATCAGATTACGTCTTCATATAGATAGTAGACATGAGGGTTTCTCGTTGGACGTTGCCCTTATTACATGAGTGTTTTTAACATCCCATTTACTGCCTTCTAATTATCATcgcttttttttcttgtgggaCGTCTCATGTCTCTTAAGGGCCTTCTACGGTTGTATGTATGCTTTAACGCGAGTCTCTCTTACAGTCTCCTTCCCTAAAATATCAtcatcacacaaaaaaaaagcacaTTTCagcaaagaaaattttgatttaatctATTTTCAAAATGCTATTGACTTATTTTCTTCACAGCTTATCTTTTTCATGATGCATTATGTAGCTTTTGCCTGTATCTATAAAAgtaagaacaaaaaaagaaagcgATAAACAGATTAGAAGAGAAAATTGTCtatgaagaaaaatcaaatgacataaattataatttgagCAAGAACAGTTTAGGCTTTTAGAATTACGAACCTGGACTTTAACGTTCATTTGGAAACTTTGGCGTACGTTCCTCGTATCCAATCCACAACAAATGTGATTCCCccaagtctttgaaaggatttTTTCGAAGACTATTGTTATGCAACTTTTCGCCAATGGAAGTTTTCGATCTATCTGGTTgggatttgaaatttttaccaCAATTTGAAGAGAGTTAGGTGCCTAGCAATTACAAATAATATTGGAATATTACAGTTTCCAGAATAATAAGTGAGTTAAATCTTCtgtagaaagaaagaaaaactgcTCCAAAAATCGTGAGAACATGGGAGTAGTGGAAAAATATCAGGGATTTTTTGTAtaggaaaaatagaaaataattaatagacaaatatacaaaattattttttgatttatcTGTATTtgcattttttaatttgtaaaataaattccACATGTCAGAATTTTATTGGTGAgatgacttgtgctttagtatataagggatgatAATTTGAATCATTAGTAGTTATTCTTAGTTGTTAAGCAATATTGTGATATGTTTATATTGATAAAGACATTAGATATGGTTTTAAGCTACGGAGAATATTACATATTAATTGTAGGTAAATTTACTACCTACTATTGTTTACCATTACCCAAAACATCTATACATTTCCCCATGATATATACTACTGATGGTATGTATATCATGTTCTTAATTGTTAATTAGGATTTTTGTATGTTAATTTAGCAACATTCATAGCAACATTACTAGTCGATCTCCTATTACCATTTGAAACAATATTCTTATTAGGGgatgaaaaaatatttctaatttatatatatatatatatatatatatatatatgcttatgtttttttttctttttcttttatatatgcTTATGTTGTTATTGGCAATGATTATCCTTACTTGATGAATGGAAAAATGAATACTTATTTGAGATGAACTATCAGTAAGACAATTACATACCTTAATATCATTTGTAATTATCAGTAGGTAGTATATCATTTACAGTATAAGGTTACAAAACACAGATAACGGCAATATTGGgtaacaaaatagaaaaatgaTAATCAGAAAAGTGGTGGCTAAGAACACCAATAAGTATGCttgaaatcattaaaatcaTTTGGAGTATATATCATTCTTAGTTGTTAAATAATAGTTTATACGAAATTGGAATCATTAGTGGTGATTTCTCTGAATATATTAAAAGCTAAAACCTATGAATATGTTTGGTGTACTGGTTACGAGAATACCTTAACTGCTACATATATAATTAGCTTTTAAGTAATAAGTTAAACAATGGCTATGTATGCTGGTTATAAAAATGGTGAAATGCAATCACCAAAATAGGTTGTGGTAAGGGTTACGAAAACAGCTTAACTGCAATTTATACATTTAGTTAGTAATACATCAGTATATGCTGAAAACAATGTACAGTAGTATATGTAATTGggaataaaatagtaaaataaagataaaaaacgaagaaaacaaaattaacaagATCAGTTAgcatcttaaaaaaataaaaaaaataaatagaataaatatcCAATAAAAGATTGTGATGACTgtgtaagagcatctccaatgtattactccattttttactccaaaatgctgcaacaccaaaatggagcaacaccaaaatggagtaaggttttactctaatgtattactccattttctactccaaatataatatttcttaaatgattttatttttattttatcaataattgcaaataatatcttatacttataaaaatttaccaattaaccccaactattttatgtttacgataaataattaaaacataaattatttaaattaaatatttattattaaaaagtacaagaaatcattaaaaaagATAACATATATGTGGATTCAACAATGagcattagaatatttttctcACAAATGATCAACTAATGCATTTCGTAATGAAAAATGAGCTTCTTTATCTTTAATTATCCTAAATCGAGCGAGCAAATTTTGAAATCGGAcattttcatcttctgcaaTTTCGATATCCGGAGGTGGAGCTTCTCTTCCAAGTTCAATTGGTGCATCGAGTTCACGCTCATCTTCAATTATCATGatatgtaaaattatacatGTAGTCATAATGTCATGTCAcacattttttttccaaaaacgaACAGGTCCTTTGACAATGGCGAAGCACGACTGTAGAACTCCAAATGCACATTCAACATCTTTCCTGCATGCTTCTTGTTGCGttgcaaaatatttatttattggatattatttaagtaataaataaaaacattaaagattcaaaagaccattttataaataaaaaagttcaactATGGAGTAATGGGTAAGATTACTTcataaatggagtaaccctaatcattactctattttggagttgaaaatagagtggggttggagaagattttactcCATAATGATGTTTGGAGTTaaaaatggagtagggttggagatgccATAAGAGAAAGTTCTCCAGAATTACAGGTAATGGCCGTTGTGGAGGAGGACGAACACCAACCAGTAAGCTCTGTATTTTTCCAAAAAGCTTTTAAATTTCTAGAAGATTTAGGATATATGGGAGAATTGAATAGTGTAGAGGGAATTTGCCTAATTTTGACTAAAACGATGTATATAGAACCtaatttctctttaaaaaaaccataagtttagttttaaaatatatctttttttcaaaaattaattttaaaatagtttagaTCTAGCCGTAAAGATACATGGATCAAAAACTTCGGATATATCAAAACCGATGCGAAACCGAAATGTTATATCCGAATTCGATCCGTACTTGTAAATTTACTAGAATGAAACTTAGGAAGTGTTACAAAATAGAACCAAAATCCGAAAACCCGATTCAAACCCGTTCGAATACCAAATATATGGATCAAAAACCTCTAAACATTAAAAATGGTTTACGAATGGAACTTTAGTCGGAATCGAAAGTTATGCAGACTAGCTCAAGGTATACTTATGAGGTGAATAAATAAAGTAGATCGGTTGAAACCCCTGACTATTAGCTTTTCTACTCTTATCTTCTGCTACCATTACACCCTAGTTTCAGATCAAAAACTCCATGTCTAGTTCCCACTATTTTCTCATACTGACACCACACAGATACATAACGCAAATAGAAGTACGCAGGTGCGAATTGGCATACACAATAAGATCAGGATGCACCATTTTAGATGAGATTCAGCATACAAAAATTGtttccatatatattttttcatcagTAACAGAGAGAGGCATCGACTGAGGTTTTCAAAGATCTAAATTACATAAGACAACAACTAGTAACTTGACATTACCAATGAGAGGGCCTTCTTGAACAATGAAGTTTTTTTCTTCCAACAAAGTGAAACATTCAAACTAAAACGCCAGTTCCTCGAAGTCCCTTCAATGTTCCAACACGAATAATGACGAATTTGAGTCAGGTAAACCATTAGACCTGTGACACAACCATTATCCTGTTTACTAAACCAAATCTAGAGATTCACATAATCATTAGATGAAAGAAACTAACGTTAGTAAAGCCTTACAAGGTGGCTGGTAATCTTCATCTGGTGGTTGGAAGGAACACTCGAATCAGCTCTTTTGCAGTCACCTTTTTCCTACAAGTAGGGCACTTGTTTTGGCGAGATATTGCCATCTTTATACATCCCTTGCAGAAGATGTGACCGCATTTCGTTGACATCTCCTCCGTAAACGGGCACATACAAATTGGACAAGAGAATTTCGGCTCCTctggtggaggaggaggtggagccTTTGAGCTACACACACTCTGCACATGCTCACAGTCGATGACAGGTTGATTAGGAGGAACCCTTCTCCGTTTGTTGGGAGACAATCTAGTCGTACTACCACCTGCACTCAACCCGTTCAAGTAAGAAAACAAACACAAGAGAGAGACAACAATAAGAGTATAAACTCACCTGACTCTACATCAACCATTAACCGTCTCCGACGTGCACCTGTTGATTTACTTCTAGCcttgaataaaaaaaacaaaaccggTGAGagctttttacaaaaaaacacTGAAACAAGGAGCATACATACATACAGACATACCTCAGCAAAAGCACTTGCGGATGATTCAACAACATCATCTTCAATAGCATCCACATCAATCATGGCCGGAGGAGGGTGAGAAGGCTCAGACTCCCTTTGAAGATCACAGCTAGGCACAATGGGAGATACTCTTACGGAAGCGGAGGTCCCTTCAAGATCAGTGAGTGCCACATTAAGATCAAACACAGCTTTCCTCCGTCTGATCCCTCGAGTTGATCTCCACTCATTAGTGTTCATCTTTGCACCTGTAAGTGTCAGCCACACATAATCTCTGATTAAACTCCTCAAcgtaaaaaacaaaactttgagAGATTTTCAGCGATTTCAAATTCGAAAGTGTTCGACTTTATCGAGGTTGAATGAAATAAAACGATAATTCGAAAATCGAGAATCATTATCATTCGTGATCAATAACAAACGATTAGTAGAGAGATAGGTACCTGAAGGGAACTCTTCGATTCGAGGTTCGTGGCGCTCACCGTGAGGCGAATTTTGGGCCGGAGAGGGATTAGAGGAAAGCAAATATGTTTTTGTgtaattagggtttttgaagGATTGAGAAAGCACCCAAAGGAAGGTGAAGAAACGGAAACGAAGAAGGCACGCGGTCTTTGCATCAACGCGATTTTGACACGTGTCGAGGAAGAGGTTGTGGTTTTGTGGGGGCCCACAAGTTCGAAACGGCAtggtttttgtctttttttactCCGTTTCAAATTTGCGTTTTACATTTAGaatatacaaaaaatttaaaaataattaatataattagtttattgtatttataatacttaaatttatgtttatattctaaacttaaattttggaaattaaatttgaaatttatttttaaaacgtttttcttttaaaaagttttttaattaaatgtataatttaatataatacattatttcaatagtaaaaatataaaattaatctataaatattataaatatcaaatatctatattattttgaaataaataaattatatatcatacactaattttatatgataattatatataaaatgattttctGCTTTATcaatcattttaataaatacattaacaaaaacatataaattttgtaacatAATACTACTGCTTTTTTGTTAGTTTTACCAATCAGGTCCTATTCTCGACCAATTCCTGAGttagttttattataaaaccAGCTTAACTTATTGTTCCGGGTTAACACTCTTCTTGATATATCTTCCAGCTGGAGAGTTGCTTTAGTTTCAAACTAGTTTTGGCCCCATGCTACGCATGGGAATATTGTTTTGTTACAGAAATACcaaatttcagttttatataacttgtataatataacttgattTATCTGAAGGAGATGAATATACATAAACAAACCATTAACACACATCTATTATTTGATTAACCacaaacatactgagttattgCGATTGTGTAAGCCATATAAACTAAAAAGGCAGAACTTTTTATCATCACCATTCAAAATAAGCATATTCAAGCAAATTGAGaactttttaatcaattttgaaaAGTTGATGGACTTGTTTTGTTAACGTTTATTTATTTCACCATGCCAGATGTAACTTTTGCCTATTTCTGTAAAAAcgaaaaaagaaatttatgattgaagtttaaaaaaagagaaatttatGATTGAACATAAAGAGTTTCTGCATTTTTAAAGTTACCAACCTGACATTCATCAACAAACTTTGGAGTACGCACAACCACCTGTCCACTACAgatttatgttttcttgtaaaaCTATTGTTGCCACCGTTTCTCCATGTCAATATGGATCAAGTATTGTAGAGTCAATAGTGTGAATACGCTCTTTAGAGAGAATTAGGGGCTGTTACAAAGAATTTAGGAATCAAAGTTTCTGAAAGTGAGTAGAGTTGAATTAAGTTACTGGTATTGTGAGTTAAATCTtaactaaaaagaaatattaaccGTTCCAAAATCGTGAGAATGAGATCATGGGTGTAGGTATGAGAAATATTAgggatttttaatttataaaaaaaataaaagcagTTAAAAGATAAATAAGCAAAACTCACGAAACTGATTGTTGCCATTtaaattcttttgtttttgtttttttttttaaatttgtaaaccAAATTCCATGTgtcagaattttatttgataggtgacttgtgatttagtatataaaggatgAGGTAGTTTGTCCCACAACATGTATAAGTATACATAGCACATGCAAAAATAAAAGGgaaattgtatattttctaaGAAAAAGTATAGTAGCTAACTTATTATTGAATAATATTGAAAGTCGGACGCAACATTTCATGtacatttttgtcatttaaaaCACTCACTCATGTACCTTTGAACCTCAATTGTAAATTGTATTAGCACAACACACAagggctatatatatatatataaacccaaGTATATTATATTACAAGTTTCATAAAAGCTTCTTagatatacataatatatatactatatgaaaaca
The nucleotide sequence above comes from Brassica napus cultivar Da-Ae chromosome A9, Da-Ae, whole genome shotgun sequence. Encoded proteins:
- the LOC106365805 gene encoding FHA domain-containing protein FHA2-like, with amino-acid sequence MATSIESSNVEVGFAKLQGEDFEYYMQTYSIVLGRNSKKSTVDVDLSSLGGGMNISRNHARIFYDFTRRRFALEVLGKNGCLVEGVLHLPGNPAVKLDSQDLLQIGDKEFYFLLPVRSILGGPSRHVVSGPVGPYNQYPGSGSGKRGGRGRDFFDDDDDDDEDDVRRSGKNSRREGYGGSAPASVERKGEGRTRADREADDQQVLQLEEKDVVSSVANVLSDSCGPGEYMAMEKLHSVILENYGNIWHHSRVRRYLTPENWAVPEAKGKAWYGLLMLLRKYPEHFVINTRSKGRVTHEFVSLVSLLS
- the LOC106365807 gene encoding adenylylsulfatase HINT3-like isoform X2 — protein: MEARRLAILCSHLNPSSPYPTRGSILGASDCTSGSSEDEKVESSNLQNDCVFCKIVRGESPCIKLYEDDMCLCILDTSPLIHGHSLIIPKLHYPTLEQTPPSVVAAMCSKVPLISNAIVKATDSAGQVIFHTHIHIIPRKKRDCLWASESLRRQTLKLDKEATQLAFRVREQLCRVPEVQLVQPSS
- the LOC106365807 gene encoding adenylylsulfatase HINT3-like isoform X3, whose product is MEARRLAILCSHLNPSSPYPTRGSILGASDCTSGSSEDEKVESSNLQNDCVFCKIVRGESPCIKLYEDDMCLCILDTSPLIHGHSLIIPKLHYPTLEQTPPSVVAAMCSKVPLISNAIVKATDSDSFNLLVNNGAAAGQVIFHSLRRQTLKLDKEATQLAFRVREQLCRVPEVQLVQPSS
- the LOC106365804 gene encoding E3 ubiquitin-protein ligase complex slx8-rfp subunit slx8 isoform X2, with translation MPFRTCGPPQNHNLFLDTCQNRVDAKTACLLRFRFFTFLWVLSQSFKNPNYTKTYLLSSNPSPAQNSPHGERHEPRIEEFPSGAKMNTNEWRSTRGIRRRKAVFDLNVALTDLEGTSASVRVSPIVPSCDLQRESEPSHPPPAMIDVDAIEDDVVESSASAFAEARSKSTGARRRRLMVDVESGDTTRLSPNKRRRVPPNQPVIDCEHVQSVCSSKAPPPPPPEEPKFSCPICMCPFTEEMSTKCGHIFCKGCIKMAISRQNKCPTCRKKVTAKELIRVFLPTTR
- the LOC106365807 gene encoding adenylylsulfatase HINT3-like isoform X1, which translates into the protein MEARRLAILCSHLNPSSPYPTRGSILGASDCTSGSSEDEKVESSNLQNDCVFCKIVRGESPCIKLYEDDMCLCILDTSPLIHGHSLIIPKLHYPTLEQTPPSVVAAMCSKVPLISNAIVKATDSDSFNLLVNNGAAAGQVIFHTHIHIIPRKKRDCLWASESLRRQTLKLDKEATQLAFRVREQLCRVPEVQLVQPSS
- the LOC106365804 gene encoding E3 ubiquitin-protein ligase COP1 isoform X1 codes for the protein MPFRTCGPPQNHNLFLDTCQNRVDAKTACLLRFRFFTFLWVLSQSFKNPNYTKTYLLSSNPSPAQNSPHGERHEPRIEEFPSGAKMNTNEWRSTRGIRRRKAVFDLNVALTDLEGTSASVRVSPIVPSCDLQRESEPSHPPPAMIDVDAIEDDVVESSASAFAEARSKSTGARRRRLMVDVESGGSTTRLSPNKRRRVPPNQPVIDCEHVQSVCSSKAPPPPPPEEPKFSCPICMCPFTEEMSTKCGHIFCKGCIKMAISRQNKCPTCRKKVTAKELIRVFLPTTR